One genomic segment of Ipomoea triloba cultivar NCNSP0323 chromosome 9, ASM357664v1 includes these proteins:
- the LOC116029487 gene encoding uncharacterized protein At2g29880-like — MATADTGSSKVKNRRWTHEEDAMLVSCMIDLHNMGTKKSDTGFKAGYLSELEKMLTTKLPNSNIKGKPHIESRIKTLKKEWSIVHDLFTNHNSGFGWDDERKMVTAEDDVWEAYLSSHKEAAQYRRKTFPFYNEFTDIYGKDRATGKDSQTGADIVYEMGNAEAVEGIGGTMEGSQDDNPVELQDNDFSFVPTQSSGAREMSSTKRKRKRSDTCEPITADSLIGAAMMLSEKLESVGDKISKSLGTELTLQQKIEQLEGKLSEIEGLEYDDKFMALIKLPEYPNQMLVFFSLAADQRLEWVKRFLATY; from the exons ATGGCAACTGCTGACACGGGTAGCTCAAAAGTAAAGAACAGAAGGTGGACTCATGAAGAAGATGCTATGTTGGTTTCTTGCATGATTGATTTGCATAATATGGGAACAAAAAAGTCTGATACTGGATTTAAAGCTGGCTATTTGAGTGAGTTAGAGAAAATGCTTACAACTAAATTACCTAACTCAAATATAAAAGGTAAACCACACATTGAGTCCAGAATTAAAACATTGAAGAAAGAATGGAGCATTGTCCATGATTTGTTCACAAATCATAATAGTGGATTTGGATGGGATGATGAAAGGAAGATGGTTACTGCTGAAGATGATGTTTGGGAGGCTTATTTAAGT aGTCATAAAGAAGCTGCGCAATATAGAAGGAAAACCTTTCCTTTTTATAATGAGTTTACTGATATTTATGGAAAAGATCGTGCTACTGGCAAAGATTCACAAACAGGTGCAGATATAgtttatgaaatgggtaatgcTGAAGCTGTTGAAGGCATTGGTGGAACAATGGAAGGTAGTCAAGATGACAATCCAGTTGAATTGCAAGACAATGATTTTTCGTTTGTCCCTACTCAATCATCTGGTGCTAGAGAGATGAGTTCAACaaagaggaagaggaaaagaAGTGACACATGTGAACCTATTACTGCAGATTCTTTGATTGGTGCTGCCATGATGTTGAGTGAGAAGTTGGAATCGGTAGGAGACAAAATAAGTAAAAGTCTTGGAACTGAATTGACTCTTCAACAAAAAATTGAGCAATTAGAGGGTAAGTTGAGTGAGATTGAGGGGCTGGAATATGATGACAAGTTTATGGCTTTGATCAAGCTTCCTGAATATCCAAATCAAATGCTTGTATTTTTTAGTCTTGCAGCGGACCAAAGGCTTGAATGGGTGAAAAGGTTCCTTGCTACATATTGA